A stretch of the Sulfurimonas sp. HSL3-1 genome encodes the following:
- a CDS encoding type II secretion system protein: MKKSAFTMLELVFVIVVIGILAAVFIPRFERDNAGEAAYQIARHIRLAQHHALVEDKFSTTDSDWWKGMWAITFRTTKNCYAVYNNQDYATGGTQADQNESAVDPLTRKRLYSDINCNENTATTDDVLLWKKFGVDSLTLTNCGTNNQILFDHLGRPYGSAGNLLVNNNCVITLGTKDGHSAEITVYKETGFVKVTKIDATGL, encoded by the coding sequence ATGAAAAAATCTGCATTCACAATGCTGGAACTTGTATTCGTTATCGTTGTCATCGGTATTCTTGCTGCCGTATTTATTCCGCGTTTTGAACGTGACAATGCGGGAGAAGCCGCTTATCAGATCGCGCGCCATATTCGTCTGGCACAGCACCATGCATTGGTGGAAGACAAATTCAGTACGACGGACAGCGACTGGTGGAAAGGAATGTGGGCCATTACATTTCGGACGACCAAAAACTGTTATGCCGTCTATAATAACCAGGACTACGCTACCGGGGGGACTCAGGCGGATCAAAACGAGTCTGCGGTTGACCCACTGACGCGTAAACGCCTTTATTCGGACATCAACTGTAATGAGAATACGGCTACAACGGACGATGTGCTACTGTGGAAGAAGTTCGGCGTTGACAGTCTGACACTGACGAATTGCGGAACGAACAATCAGATCCTGTTTGATCATTTAGGCAGACCATACGGGAGTGCAGGGAACCTTTTAGTAAACAACAATTGTGTGATAACACTGGGAACCAAAGATGGGCATAGTGCTGAGATCACAGTCTATAAAGAGACCGGTTTTGTCAAAGTGACGAAAATAGACGCTACAGGCCTGTAA
- a CDS encoding citrate/2-methylcitrate synthase produces MGALFTKDTQAIFWNNNKSAIQRMLDYDYVINRATPSVAAIVAPTSGNKFEKFFYGPDEIMVPLYRSTTEAAEAHPNADVLLNFASFRTAYDVTMEAIGLNGQFKTIMVTAEGIPERLARGMNQAARDAGVTVIGPATVGGIAPGAFKIANVGGTIENIINSKLHRAGSCGLVTRSGGLFNELSNIISINADGIAEGVAIGGDRFVGSVFIDNLLRMENNPQVKYMILLGEVGGTEEYKVIEAVKSGKIKKPIIAWCIGTIAKHFSSGVQFGHAGASANADAETAAAKNKAMAEAGIYVPESFNDLPAKINEVYTKLKAEGVIGEIEEPALREVPKVRRAKQFICTISDDRGEEATYAGHPISSVATPDTGFGIGDVISLLWFKKRYPKWATDYIETVMKTVADHGPAVSGAHNCKVTARAGKDVISSLVTGLLTIGPRFGGAIDDAARYFKYANDNGMSPSEFISYMKKEGKPISGIGHRIKSVRNPDLRVSGLKKFAAENFPATPLLDFALEVEKLTTSKKDNLILNVDGTIGILMVDMWRALGYSEEEIDGFIDAGALNAFFVVGRSIGFIGHILDEKRLGMPMYRHPMDDILYNVEKAEEL; encoded by the coding sequence ATGGGTGCACTGTTTACAAAAGACACACAGGCAATTTTCTGGAATAACAACAAAAGCGCGATCCAGCGTATGCTGGACTATGACTATGTTATCAACCGCGCTACACCTTCCGTCGCAGCGATCGTCGCTCCGACATCCGGAAACAAGTTCGAAAAGTTCTTCTACGGACCGGACGAGATCATGGTACCGCTTTACCGCTCCACTACAGAAGCGGCAGAAGCGCATCCGAACGCAGACGTTCTTCTGAACTTCGCCTCTTTCCGTACGGCGTACGACGTTACGATGGAAGCGATCGGTCTGAACGGTCAGTTCAAAACGATCATGGTCACCGCTGAAGGTATTCCTGAGCGTCTTGCCCGCGGTATGAACCAGGCGGCGCGTGACGCAGGTGTCACAGTTATCGGGCCGGCAACGGTCGGCGGTATCGCACCGGGCGCATTTAAGATCGCCAACGTCGGTGGTACGATCGAGAACATTATCAACTCCAAACTGCACCGTGCAGGTTCCTGCGGTCTGGTGACACGTTCCGGCGGTCTGTTCAATGAACTCTCCAACATCATCTCCATCAATGCCGACGGTATTGCAGAGGGTGTAGCGATCGGTGGTGACCGTTTCGTCGGTTCCGTCTTCATCGACAACCTCCTGCGTATGGAGAACAACCCGCAGGTCAAATATATGATCCTCCTCGGCGAAGTCGGCGGTACGGAAGAGTATAAAGTAATCGAAGCGGTTAAATCCGGCAAGATCAAGAAGCCGATCATCGCATGGTGTATCGGTACGATCGCGAAGCACTTCAGCTCCGGTGTCCAGTTCGGTCACGCTGGTGCTTCTGCAAATGCTGACGCTGAAACAGCTGCGGCGAAAAACAAAGCGATGGCGGAAGCCGGCATCTACGTACCGGAATCCTTCAACGACCTTCCGGCGAAGATCAACGAGGTGTACACGAAGCTTAAAGCTGAAGGCGTTATCGGTGAAATCGAAGAGCCTGCACTGCGCGAAGTGCCGAAAGTCCGCCGCGCAAAACAGTTTATCTGTACGATTTCCGACGACCGCGGCGAAGAAGCGACTTATGCCGGCCACCCGATCAGCTCTGTCGCAACACCGGATACCGGTTTCGGTATCGGCGACGTCATCTCCCTGCTGTGGTTCAAGAAACGCTACCCGAAATGGGCGACGGATTACATCGAAACGGTTATGAAAACCGTTGCGGACCACGGCCCGGCGGTTTCCGGTGCGCATAACTGTAAAGTCACTGCACGTGCCGGTAAAGACGTTATCTCGTCACTGGTTACAGGCCTTCTGACAATCGGACCGCGTTTCGGCGGTGCGATCGATGACGCGGCGCGTTACTTCAAGTATGCGAACGACAACGGTATGAGTCCGTCGGAATTCATCTCTTATATGAAAAAAGAAGGGAAGCCTATCTCCGGTATCGGTCACCGTATCAAATCTGTCCGCAACCCGGACCTGCGCGTTTCCGGTCTGAAGAAATTCGCGGCTGAGAACTTCCCGGCGACTCCGCTGCTTGACTTCGCCCTCGAAGTCGAGAAGCTGACAACGTCCAAGAAAGACAACCTGATCCTGAACGTCGACGGTACGATCGGTATCCTCATGGTCGACATGTGGCGTGCCCTCGGTTACTCCGAAGAAGAGATCGACGGCTTCATCGATGCGGGTGCCCTTAACGCCTTCTTCGTTGTCGGCCGCTCTATCGGCTTTATCGGTCACATCCTGGACGAAAAACGTCTCGGTATGCCGATGTACCGCCACCCGATGGACGACATTCTTTACAACGTCGAAAAAGCGGAAGAGCTCTAA
- a CDS encoding ATP citrate lyase citrate-binding domain-containing protein — MAQRAIREYDGKAIFARHWEKYFSGFHYGFKSVLVTSGAELKAKAEEHGFEWLKQEPLVAKPDMLFGKRGKNDLVLFKTNKPGDVTLDDAAAWIDEKISHDVTLLSGQHGRLTHFVVEPFTPHTQEQEYYISATTVGEDDVLYMSAEGGMEVEEGWDEKVNEVHIPITMSDADMEHAVRANVPADIPAENKESFTSFAIAFFKFYRDLNFAYLEINPIVMLKDNDMAILDLVARLDDTAGFMMADAWGEIEFPTAFGMEDQSPEEKAIAEADAKSGASLKLTILNPMGRIWTMVAGGGASVVYADTIADLSGDVKDLANYGEYSGGPTTGETKFYADTLLDLMTRHKDAQGRDKILIIGGAIANFTDVAKTFTGIIQSFEEYAEKMKAHNTRIYVRRGGPNYEKGLKDIKEAADRLGLSIEVYGPETHVTDIVRMALEK, encoded by the coding sequence ATGGCTCAAAGAGCGATTCGTGAATACGACGGTAAAGCCATCTTTGCCCGCCACTGGGAAAAATATTTCAGCGGTTTTCACTATGGATTCAAATCGGTTCTTGTTACCAGCGGTGCGGAACTGAAAGCGAAAGCCGAGGAGCACGGTTTTGAGTGGTTGAAGCAGGAGCCGCTCGTAGCGAAACCGGATATGCTGTTCGGTAAGCGCGGTAAAAACGATCTCGTTCTCTTTAAGACGAACAAACCCGGTGATGTAACGCTGGATGACGCAGCGGCATGGATCGACGAGAAGATCTCCCATGACGTCACACTGCTTTCCGGCCAGCACGGCAGACTGACACACTTCGTCGTAGAGCCGTTCACTCCGCATACCCAGGAGCAGGAGTACTACATCTCTGCAACGACCGTCGGCGAAGACGACGTCCTGTACATGTCTGCAGAAGGCGGTATGGAAGTCGAAGAGGGATGGGACGAGAAAGTCAACGAAGTTCATATCCCGATCACGATGAGCGATGCGGACATGGAACACGCGGTCCGCGCCAACGTGCCTGCTGACATCCCGGCAGAGAACAAAGAGTCTTTCACCTCTTTTGCCATCGCTTTCTTCAAGTTCTACCGCGACCTGAACTTCGCCTACCTTGAAATCAACCCGATCGTTATGCTTAAAGACAACGATATGGCGATCCTCGACCTCGTCGCACGCCTCGATGACACAGCGGGCTTCATGATGGCGGATGCCTGGGGCGAGATCGAGTTCCCGACGGCATTCGGTATGGAAGACCAGTCTCCGGAAGAGAAAGCGATCGCGGAAGCGGATGCGAAATCCGGTGCATCCCTGAAACTGACGATCCTCAACCCGATGGGCCGCATCTGGACGATGGTCGCCGGGGGCGGTGCTTCTGTTGTGTATGCCGATACGATCGCAGACCTTTCCGGCGACGTCAAAGACCTGGCGAACTACGGCGAATACTCCGGTGGACCGACAACGGGCGAAACGAAGTTCTACGCCGATACGCTGCTTGACCTGATGACACGTCACAAAGATGCCCAGGGTCGTGACAAGATCCTTATCATCGGCGGTGCGATTGCGAACTTTACGGACGTTGCGAAGACCTTTACGGGTATCATCCAGTCTTTCGAAGAGTATGCTGAGAAGATGAAAGCGCACAATACGCGTATTTATGTACGTCGCGGCGGACCGAACTACGAAAAAGGTCTTAAAGATATTAAAGAAGCGGCGGACCGCCTCGGCCTGTCCATCGAAGTTTATGGGCCGGAAACACACGTCACTGATATCGTGCGTATGGCACTTGAGAAGTAA
- a CDS encoding aminodeoxychorismate/anthranilate synthase component II, whose translation MVLMIDNYDSFTYNIVQYCLELGADLKVIRNDEMTVEEIAALQPEKIIISPGPATPDEAGVSLAVIDRFKDEVPILGICLGHQSIAQVFGGKVVRAGKMMHGKTSVMECEPGCAIFKHLPEYFTATRYHSLIVEKAGLPESIEPMAYSQDDREIMALQIKDKPIYGVQFHPESIMSEFGHEILDNFLKL comes from the coding sequence ATGGTATTAATGATCGACAACTATGACAGTTTTACGTACAACATCGTGCAATACTGCCTCGAGCTCGGCGCAGACCTGAAGGTCATCCGAAACGACGAGATGACGGTGGAAGAGATCGCGGCGCTGCAGCCGGAGAAGATCATCATCTCCCCGGGGCCGGCGACGCCGGACGAAGCGGGGGTAAGCCTCGCCGTCATCGACCGTTTCAAGGATGAGGTGCCGATCCTCGGTATCTGCCTGGGGCATCAGAGCATTGCCCAGGTCTTCGGCGGCAAAGTCGTGCGGGCGGGGAAGATGATGCACGGCAAGACGTCGGTGATGGAGTGCGAACCCGGATGTGCGATCTTCAAGCATCTGCCGGAGTACTTCACGGCTACCCGTTACCACTCGCTGATCGTTGAAAAAGCGGGACTGCCAGAGTCGATTGAACCGATGGCCTATAGCCAGGACGATCGTGAGATCATGGCCCTGCAGATCAAAGACAAGCCGATCTACGGCGTACAGTTCCACCCCGAATCGATCATGAGCGAGTTCGGGCACGAGATTCTGGACAACTTCCTCAAACTATGA
- the mqnE gene encoding aminofutalosine synthase MqnE yields MTKIANRRIGFEEALALYDEDLFSLGESADALRRELHGDKTYFNINRHINPTNVCKDVCKFCAYSASRKNPNPYTMSHEEILGIVDEIVSRDIKEVHIVSAHNPETGLQWYLDVFRKIKEKYPQLHVKALTAAEVHFLAEEYGKSYDEILDLMVENGVDSMPGGGAEIFDEGVRDYICKGKVTSEQWLEIHRKWHQRGKKSNVTMLFGHVEERKHRIDHMMRIRDLQDETGGFNCFIPLVYQSENNFLNVKEFITANEILKTMAISRIVLDNVPNLKAYWVTSTVNLALVAQEFGANDLDGTIEKESINSAAGAKSANGVDLEEFVHLIKESGFTPVERDSLYNELKVW; encoded by the coding sequence ATGACGAAAATTGCAAACCGCCGCATCGGTTTCGAAGAGGCGCTGGCACTGTACGACGAAGATCTTTTCAGCCTCGGCGAAAGCGCGGATGCACTGCGGCGCGAGCTGCACGGCGACAAGACCTACTTCAATATCAACCGTCATATCAATCCGACTAATGTCTGTAAGGATGTCTGCAAATTCTGCGCCTATAGTGCCAGTCGCAAAAACCCCAACCCCTATACGATGAGCCACGAAGAGATTCTCGGGATTGTCGATGAGATCGTTTCGCGTGATATCAAAGAGGTGCACATCGTCTCGGCCCACAACCCCGAAACGGGACTGCAGTGGTATCTTGATGTCTTCCGCAAGATCAAGGAGAAATACCCGCAGCTGCACGTCAAGGCACTGACGGCGGCGGAGGTGCATTTCCTCGCCGAGGAGTACGGCAAAAGTTACGACGAGATCCTCGACCTGATGGTCGAAAACGGGGTTGACTCGATGCCCGGCGGCGGGGCGGAGATCTTTGACGAAGGGGTCCGCGACTATATCTGCAAGGGGAAAGTCACCTCCGAACAGTGGCTCGAGATCCACCGCAAATGGCACCAGCGGGGCAAAAAGAGCAATGTAACGATGCTTTTCGGCCACGTCGAGGAGCGCAAACACCGCATCGACCACATGATGCGCATCCGCGATCTGCAGGACGAAACCGGCGGATTCAACTGCTTTATCCCGCTCGTGTACCAGTCCGAGAACAACTTCCTCAATGTCAAGGAGTTCATCACGGCTAACGAGATCCTCAAGACGATGGCGATCAGCCGTATCGTGCTCGACAACGTTCCCAATCTCAAAGCCTACTGGGTGACCTCGACGGTGAACCTGGCCCTGGTAGCGCAGGAGTTCGGCGCGAACGATCTTGACGGTACGATCGAGAAAGAGTCCATCAACTCCGCCGCTGGCGCCAAAAGCGCCAACGGCGTCGATCTCGAGGAGTTTGTGCACCTGATTAAAGAGAGCGGGTTCACCCCTGTCGAGCGCGACAGCCTCTATAACGAACTGAAAGTCTGGTAA
- a CDS encoding HD domain-containing protein has translation MQTLVEDIETLIETNASDFEISKRFKQAISVYLDSLPDLFAQTQGKDFLVRHTKALDQFITQMYKTVLRRMFGNYLPMRNAIPISLMALGSYGREQLSVYSDIDLMIVYVPLDGYNTEAIIEKFLYLAWDAGLKLGHRVHKVSELFDAADEDITIRTAMMEARFIVGSNFTWHSTQRELGRIRRYEPRRFIEAKLAEAETRQAKYPVSMQPNIKEGVGGMRDSQLLYWVAKTRYDVTNLKELDGTIFTEESYRAYRIALELIFRVRSALHLASGKQNDQLNLEYLPKVRKMLGFSDDMKLATQVIEAMWRIHNFSSIFVTKMIRPMFYDASRLPALRGQWVHRGVFVSEDKVLASFHLKAQPIESLLNILINLDDRPYCFDDSFVSQFTYTTVPHPRSKTVKQLLRKLFEREHTYGFLRLFYDAGVLAELIPALKKALFLPQFDGYHHYPVGLHSIQCVKAFESIDDPDVKALYDTISLEDRTMLKIIVLLHDAGKGRKLDHSEVGVKLIRPVMQKMGFSADITDDAALLVRHHILMSIIAQRHNIHSEKTLYKFMSIIKTPRLLTLLYILTYADMSGVGPGTYNAFNAKLLNELYHSSLEVAQEKERITDAARRLKVEQRIQRLDTFKALPRLLQKKILSVESNIFFSLHSPEEILQIAQRAREVKTYQYALDFSTGLSIEILRKIPLNLTYLLGRLGYLDVVSMEVFTLFDDVKYFKIDFLQTPTPDMYESIREVVEESFDMQKSVSLEAPDIKPDQITIDCEHSKSLAELAVHTANQRGLLAFIIQCLDALDMQIVTAKIHTTKRRARDHFLIEKTPQMCNNADRLIPLLCKGKA, from the coding sequence TTGCAGACACTTGTAGAAGATATCGAGACCCTTATCGAGACGAACGCCAGCGATTTCGAGATTTCGAAACGGTTCAAACAGGCGATCAGCGTGTACCTCGATTCCCTGCCCGACCTCTTCGCACAAACCCAGGGGAAAGATTTCCTTGTCCGCCATACCAAAGCCCTCGACCAGTTCATCACCCAAATGTACAAAACGGTGCTTCGGCGGATGTTCGGCAACTATCTGCCGATGCGCAACGCCATCCCCATCTCCCTGATGGCCCTGGGCAGCTACGGGCGCGAACAGCTCTCCGTCTACAGTGACATCGACCTGATGATCGTCTACGTCCCCCTGGACGGCTACAATACCGAGGCGATCATCGAGAAGTTCCTCTACCTGGCCTGGGATGCCGGACTGAAACTCGGCCACCGGGTCCACAAGGTCTCCGAACTTTTCGATGCCGCCGACGAGGACATTACCATCCGGACGGCGATGATGGAGGCCCGTTTTATCGTCGGTTCCAACTTCACCTGGCACTCCACCCAGCGGGAGCTCGGACGTATCCGCCGCTATGAACCGCGCCGCTTCATCGAGGCCAAGCTCGCCGAAGCAGAAACGCGCCAGGCGAAATACCCCGTCTCCATGCAGCCCAACATCAAAGAGGGCGTCGGCGGAATGCGGGATTCCCAGCTGCTCTACTGGGTCGCCAAAACCCGCTATGACGTCACCAACCTCAAGGAGCTCGACGGCACGATTTTCACCGAGGAGTCCTACCGCGCCTACCGGATTGCGCTGGAGCTGATCTTCCGGGTGCGCAGCGCCCTGCACCTCGCCTCCGGCAAACAGAACGACCAGCTCAACTTGGAGTATCTGCCCAAGGTGCGGAAGATGCTGGGCTTTTCCGACGATATGAAACTCGCGACCCAGGTGATCGAAGCGATGTGGCGGATCCACAACTTCAGCAGCATCTTCGTGACCAAAATGATCCGGCCGATGTTTTACGACGCCTCACGTCTGCCTGCACTGCGGGGCCAATGGGTGCATCGCGGTGTCTTTGTCTCTGAAGACAAAGTACTCGCCTCCTTCCACCTCAAGGCACAGCCGATCGAATCCCTGCTGAACATCCTGATCAACCTCGATGACCGTCCCTACTGTTTTGACGACAGCTTTGTCAGCCAGTTTACCTATACCACCGTGCCGCACCCCCGGAGCAAAACCGTCAAACAGCTGCTCCGCAAGCTCTTCGAACGTGAACACACCTACGGTTTTCTCCGCCTCTTTTATGACGCCGGCGTCCTCGCGGAGCTGATCCCCGCGCTGAAAAAGGCACTCTTCCTGCCGCAGTTCGACGGCTACCACCACTACCCCGTCGGCCTGCACTCCATCCAGTGCGTCAAGGCCTTTGAATCCATCGATGATCCCGATGTCAAGGCCCTCTATGACACGATCAGCCTTGAAGACAGGACCATGCTCAAGATCATCGTCCTCCTGCACGACGCGGGCAAGGGACGGAAACTCGACCACAGCGAGGTCGGTGTCAAACTGATCCGCCCGGTCATGCAGAAGATGGGCTTCAGTGCTGACATCACCGATGACGCCGCTCTGCTCGTGCGCCATCACATCCTGATGAGCATCATTGCCCAGCGGCACAATATCCACAGCGAAAAGACACTCTACAAATTCATGTCGATCATCAAAACGCCGCGGCTGCTGACCCTGCTCTACATTCTCACTTATGCCGATATGAGCGGCGTCGGCCCCGGGACGTACAATGCGTTCAATGCGAAACTGCTCAACGAGCTCTACCACTCTTCCCTGGAGGTCGCCCAGGAGAAAGAGCGGATCACCGACGCCGCACGCCGCCTCAAAGTCGAGCAACGCATCCAGCGCCTCGACACCTTCAAGGCCCTCCCCCGCCTGTTGCAGAAAAAGATACTCTCCGTTGAATCGAATATCTTCTTCTCCCTTCACAGCCCGGAGGAGATCCTGCAGATCGCGCAGCGCGCCCGCGAAGTCAAGACCTACCAGTATGCCCTGGATTTCAGCACGGGGCTGAGCATCGAGATCCTCCGGAAGATCCCCCTGAACCTCACCTACCTGCTGGGACGGCTCGGCTACCTCGATGTCGTCTCGATGGAGGTCTTTACCCTCTTTGACGATGTCAAGTATTTCAAAATCGACTTCCTTCAGACGCCGACACCGGATATGTACGAAAGCATCCGGGAGGTCGTCGAGGAGTCCTTCGATATGCAAAAGAGCGTCTCTCTCGAAGCGCCCGACATCAAACCCGACCAGATCACCATCGACTGCGAACACTCCAAGAGCCTCGCCGAACTCGCCGTCCATACGGCAAACCAGCGCGGGCTACTGGCCTTTATCATCCAGTGCCTCGATGCCCTGGATATGCAGATTGTCACGGCCAAAATCCATACGACGAAGCGTCGTGCCCGCGACCATTTCTTAATCGAGAAGACACCGCAGATGTGCAATAATGCGGACCGATTAATCCCCCTGCTCTGTAAAGGAAAAGCATAA
- the glmS gene encoding glutamine--fructose-6-phosphate transaminase (isomerizing) gives MCGIVGYLGKHDTKAILLDGLKELEYRGYDSAGIAVLQAEEFSYFKAVGKLANLEAKTADFTTSGFAAGIGHTRWATHGKPTEINAHPHLGDASYVVHNGIIENYQELKNALISEGAHFLSQTDTEVIVHLFESLLNGGLKPFDAFRETVSRLKGAYAILLVTKQMPETIFFAKHGSPMIVGVNESDEKFFGSSDAALIGKCHRVIYLEDGQLGFVSRTGIHLEDAHAAAVVPHFASLPESKLSAQKEGFRFFMEKEIYEQSEVLSDTLIGRLAEDAILFDELNPSLLEGINEIKLCACGTSYHAALASSYLFERLGKIRTSVEIASELRYKEPLLCTDTLFVVISQSGETADTLETLKMAKAAGLKTLVVCNVDNSSMVREADAAILTRAGIEKGVASTKAFATQMAVLWMFSLYVAQTKDTIDAETLRKQIGLLREVPAVVRVHDDLHERIRRLSKRYLHGHGFFFIGRDIFFPLALEGALKLKEISYLHAEGYPSGEMKHGPIALADPELFTIALMPKNLLYDKTKSNVEELSARDATICAISDVPFEKADDFIPIAAHDHYMLEFFETMVVLQLLSMEIAIRLGNDVDMPRNLAKSVTVE, from the coding sequence ATGTGCGGCATCGTCGGCTACCTCGGAAAACACGATACGAAAGCGATCCTGCTCGACGGCCTCAAAGAGCTCGAATACCGCGGCTACGACTCCGCGGGGATCGCCGTCCTGCAGGCGGAGGAGTTCTCCTACTTCAAAGCGGTCGGTAAGCTCGCCAACCTCGAAGCAAAAACGGCAGACTTCACAACCAGCGGTTTTGCCGCGGGCATAGGACATACCCGCTGGGCGACCCACGGAAAGCCGACAGAGATCAATGCCCATCCCCACCTGGGCGACGCCTCTTACGTTGTGCACAACGGCATCATCGAGAACTATCAGGAACTCAAGAACGCCCTGATCTCAGAAGGTGCCCATTTTCTGAGCCAGACCGACACGGAAGTGATCGTCCACCTTTTCGAATCCCTGTTGAACGGCGGGCTGAAGCCTTTCGATGCCTTCCGCGAAACCGTGAGCCGCCTCAAAGGAGCATACGCGATCCTGCTCGTCACCAAGCAGATGCCTGAAACGATCTTTTTTGCAAAGCACGGCTCCCCGATGATCGTCGGCGTGAACGAGAGCGATGAGAAGTTCTTCGGCTCCTCCGATGCGGCACTGATCGGCAAATGCCACCGTGTCATCTACCTCGAAGACGGCCAGCTTGGATTCGTGTCGCGCACGGGGATCCATCTCGAAGATGCGCATGCCGCTGCGGTCGTACCGCACTTTGCCTCGCTGCCGGAGTCGAAGCTCTCCGCGCAGAAAGAGGGATTCCGGTTCTTCATGGAAAAGGAGATCTACGAACAGAGCGAAGTGCTCTCCGATACTCTGATCGGCCGGCTCGCGGAGGACGCGATCCTCTTCGACGAACTCAACCCATCCCTGCTTGAGGGGATCAACGAGATCAAACTCTGCGCCTGCGGGACGAGTTACCATGCCGCCCTCGCTTCAAGCTACCTCTTCGAACGCCTCGGAAAGATCCGTACCTCCGTCGAGATCGCCAGCGAACTGCGCTACAAAGAGCCCCTGCTCTGCACCGACACGCTCTTCGTCGTTATCAGCCAAAGCGGTGAGACCGCCGATACCCTGGAGACGCTCAAGATGGCCAAGGCTGCAGGGCTGAAGACCCTTGTCGTCTGCAACGTCGACAACTCCTCCATGGTCCGCGAGGCGGACGCCGCCATTCTCACCCGCGCCGGGATCGAAAAGGGGGTCGCCTCCACCAAAGCCTTCGCGACGCAGATGGCGGTACTCTGGATGTTCTCCCTCTATGTCGCCCAGACCAAAGACACGATCGATGCCGAAACCCTGCGGAAGCAGATCGGTCTGCTGCGCGAAGTGCCGGCCGTCGTCCGGGTCCACGACGACCTGCACGAACGTATCCGCCGTCTCTCCAAGCGTTATCTGCACGGTCACGGCTTCTTCTTTATCGGGCGGGACATCTTCTTCCCCCTCGCCCTCGAGGGTGCGCTCAAGCTCAAGGAGATCAGCTATCTCCATGCCGAAGGGTACCCCAGCGGTGAAATGAAACACGGCCCCATCGCCCTGGCCGACCCGGAACTCTTTACGATTGCCCTGATGCCGAAGAACCTGCTCTATGACAAAACGAAGAGCAACGTCGAAGAGCTGAGTGCCCGCGATGCCACCATCTGCGCCATCAGCGATGTCCCCTTTGAAAAGGCGGACGATTTCATCCCCATCGCCGCGCATGACCACTATATGCTCGAATTCTTTGAAACGATGGTCGTCCTGCAGCTGCTCTCCATGGAGATCGCCATCCGCCTCGGCAACGACGTCGATATGCCGAGAAACCTCGCGAAAAGCGTGACCGTAGAATAA
- a CDS encoding ammonium transporter, producing MENFGYIVDTLFALFAMTLIIFMVPGFAMLEAGLVRTKNVTSVLTVNTMIYAVASVMFLLVGYQLAFGGWENSGMSIYAAFLFQMAFVGKTVNIMSGGVSERVRILPIALFTVLMGGFIYPLVVNVSWGADLLAGTVLDLTMYDLAGSTVIHSTGGWALLAAIMIMGPRKGRYKDGKIHVIPASNIPLVVLGALLLWIGWFGFNGGSVGSIASKENADTVALTIMNTNTAGLAGALIAGIFMYLRYRKFDITMILNGALGGLVAITAGPDLYDIHTPIIIGAVGGALVVIAVPLFDRLKLDDPVGALSVHLVNGIWGTLAVGIFAAEPEAGITLLGQLKGVAVVAVFVFTVSYAAIYIINRFLPFRAGDDEQVEGLDVTECGLEAYPEFKRAF from the coding sequence ATGGAAAATTTCGGTTATATTGTCGACACACTCTTCGCCCTCTTTGCGATGACGCTGATCATCTTTATGGTGCCCGGCTTTGCCATGCTCGAAGCGGGGCTTGTCCGTACGAAAAACGTCACTTCCGTTCTCACCGTCAATACGATGATCTATGCTGTTGCATCGGTGATGTTCCTGCTCGTGGGCTACCAACTGGCCTTCGGCGGCTGGGAGAACAGCGGAATGAGCATCTATGCCGCCTTTTTGTTCCAGATGGCCTTCGTCGGAAAGACCGTCAATATCATGAGCGGCGGGGTGAGCGAGCGGGTGCGGATTCTGCCGATAGCCCTTTTTACCGTTCTGATGGGAGGGTTTATCTATCCGCTCGTTGTCAACGTCTCCTGGGGCGCGGATCTGCTGGCCGGGACCGTGCTGGATCTGACGATGTACGACCTCGCCGGTTCGACCGTCATCCACTCGACGGGCGGCTGGGCGCTGCTGGCGGCTATCATGATCATGGGACCCCGTAAAGGGCGTTATAAAGACGGAAAGATCCATGTCATCCCGGCGTCGAACATCCCCCTGGTCGTGTTGGGTGCACTGTTGCTGTGGATCGGCTGGTTCGGTTTCAACGGCGGTTCCGTCGGTTCCATCGCGAGCAAAGAGAATGCGGATACCGTGGCTTTGACGATCATGAACACCAATACCGCCGGCCTGGCGGGGGCGCTGATCGCGGGGATCTTTATGTATCTGCGCTACCGCAAGTTCGATATCACGATGATCCTAAACGGTGCGCTGGGCGGGCTTGTTGCCATTACGGCTGGCCCTGATCTTTACGATATCCACACACCGATCATCATCGGTGCCGTCGGCGGCGCGCTGGTTGTCATTGCCGTCCCGCTGTTTGACAGGCTGAAACTGGATGACCCGGTCGGTGCCCTGTCGGTCCACCTGGTAAACGGCATCTGGGGAACCCTGGCCGTCGGCATCTTTGCCGCCGAGCCCGAAGCGGGGATCACCCTGCTTGGACAGCTCAAAGGGGTCGCAGTCGTTGCGGTGTTCGTTTTCACCGTGTCGTACGCGGCGATCTATATCATCAATAGATTCCTGCCGTTCCGTGCGGGAGACGATGAGCAGGTTGAAGGGCTTGACGTGACCGAATGCGGTCTTGAAGCCTATCCGGAGTTCAAACGGGCATTTTGA